In a single window of the Eshraghiella crossota genome:
- a CDS encoding SufB/SufD family protein produces MDQIQKNLLAEIAGLHEVPAGAYNFRVNGAAAGRNTTSNIDIVTKTDKPGIDIIIKPGTKNESVHIPVVLSQTGLDDLVYNDFYVGEGSDVLIVAGCGIHNGGDKKSSHDGIHTFHIGKNARVRYVEKHYGEGDGNGLRIMNPTTVVDIDENGYMEMETTQIKGIDSTDRITKGRLGDGAVFIVKEKIMTHGKQYAKTSFEVELNGKGSSTNVISRSVAKNDSTQVFYAKIDGNNECAGHSECDAIIMDNASVKAIPEITANSVEASLIHEAAIGKIAGEQLIKLMTLGLTEAEAEEQIVNGFLK; encoded by the coding sequence ATGGACCAGATACAGAAAAATCTGCTTGCAGAAATTGCGGGACTCCATGAAGTGCCTGCAGGTGCTTATAATTTCAGGGTCAACGGAGCGGCAGCAGGAAGAAATACAACATCCAATATTGATATAGTAACCAAAACGGACAAGCCGGGAATAGACATTATTATCAAGCCCGGAACCAAAAACGAAAGTGTCCACATTCCTGTTGTTTTAAGCCAGACAGGGCTTGACGACCTCGTATATAACGATTTTTATGTAGGAGAAGGAAGTGATGTGTTAATTGTGGCAGGCTGCGGAATCCATAACGGCGGAGATAAGAAATCATCACATGACGGAATCCATACATTTCATATCGGCAAAAATGCCAGGGTCAGATATGTGGAAAAACACTATGGTGAGGGTGATGGCAATGGTTTGAGAATTATGAACCCTACCACGGTTGTTGATATTGACGAAAACGGCTATATGGAAATGGAAACCACCCAGATTAAAGGAATAGATTCCACTGACAGAATTACCAAGGGCAGGCTGGGAGATGGGGCAGTTTTTATTGTTAAAGAAAAGATAATGACCCATGGTAAACAATATGCAAAGACAAGCTTTGAGGTAGAGCTTAACGGAAAAGGTTCAAGTACCAACGTTATATCACGTTCGGTTGCAAAGAATGATTCCACACAGGTATTTTATGCCAAGATAGACGGAAATAACGAGTGTGCCGGACATTCGGAGTGTGATGCCATTATTATGGACAATGCTTCTGTCAAGGCGATTCCTGAGATAACCGCCAATTCCGTTGAAGCAAGCCTTATACATGAAGCAGCTATCGGTAAAATAGCAGGAGAGCAGCTCATTAAATTAATGACACTGGGATTAACCGAGGCTGAAGCAGAGGAACAGATTGTAAACGGATTTTTAAAATAG
- a CDS encoding ABC transporter ATP-binding protein has translation MLELQNISYQVDEEGKDKEIIKDISLKIDGRFTAITGPNGGGKSTLAKIIAGIVTPTSGKILLDGEDITELSITDRARKGISFAFQQPVRFKGITVKDLITLAAGEPINAGKACEYLSEVGLCAREYINREVNASLSGGELKRIEIAMILARGTSVSIFDEPEAGIDLWSFNNLIDVFEKMHEETKGSIIIISHQERILNIADRIIVIADGKVAASGGHEMLPTLLGSGNAKESCKKMEAR, from the coding sequence ATGTTAGAATTACAAAATATATCATATCAGGTTGATGAAGAAGGCAAAGACAAAGAAATTATTAAAGATATAAGCCTTAAAATAGATGGAAGATTTACGGCGATAACAGGGCCTAACGGCGGCGGAAAGTCAACACTTGCGAAGATAATCGCAGGAATTGTTACGCCTACATCAGGTAAGATCCTGCTTGACGGCGAAGATATTACAGAACTGTCAATTACTGACAGGGCAAGAAAAGGAATCAGTTTTGCATTCCAGCAGCCGGTAAGATTTAAGGGAATAACCGTAAAAGATCTTATAACTCTTGCCGCAGGCGAGCCCATCAATGCGGGCAAAGCCTGTGAGTACCTTTCGGAAGTAGGACTTTGTGCAAGGGAATACATTAACAGGGAAGTTAATGCGAGTCTTTCAGGCGGTGAACTTAAGAGAATAGAGATTGCAATGATTCTTGCAAGAGGCACATCTGTATCGATTTTCGATGAGCCGGAAGCAGGAATTGACCTTTGGAGCTTTAACAATCTTATTGATGTTTTTGAAAAGATGCATGAAGAGACCAAGGGCTCAATTATCATAATTTCCCATCAGGAAAGAATACTTAACATTGCCGACCGTATTATAGTAATTGCTGATGGCAAAGTGGCAGCTTCAGGCGGACATGAGATGTTGCCAACTCTGCTTGGCAGCGGTAATGCAAAAGAATCATGTAAGAAAATGGAGGCAAGGTAA
- a CDS encoding ABC transporter ATP-binding protein, producing MIEINNLTKIYRLGSRQMRKEKVTTSTRVAVSDVSLRAEKGEIFGLLGSNGAGKTTTLRCIATLLKPTEGTVLVDGFDTVKDADKVREKIGFLTNDIKLDPQFSVDYLFDFFGKLHNMKDDDIRTRKSELFNYFGIEEFKTKKIEELSTGMKQKAAIAVSLAHDPDIIIFDEPTSGLDIITARLVTDYLKKLRNEGKLIVISTHIMSEAEALCDRIAIIIDGKKICENTIPEILKEYNVTNLEDAFFKMYKLNHKEDK from the coding sequence ATGATTGAAATTAATAATCTTACCAAAATTTACAGGCTGGGCAGCAGACAGATGCGTAAGGAGAAAGTAACGACAAGCACAAGAGTAGCTGTTTCGGATGTATCTTTAAGAGCCGAAAAAGGGGAAATCTTCGGATTGTTAGGCTCTAATGGAGCAGGTAAGACAACGACGTTAAGATGTATCGCCACCCTGTTGAAGCCTACGGAGGGAACAGTTCTGGTGGATGGCTTTGATACCGTTAAAGACGCAGATAAAGTCAGGGAAAAAATTGGCTTTTTAACTAATGATATCAAGCTTGACCCACAATTTTCCGTGGATTATCTTTTTGATTTCTTCGGAAAACTGCACAATATGAAAGATGATGATATCCGCACAAGAAAGAGCGAACTTTTCAATTATTTCGGAATAGAAGAATTTAAGACAAAGAAGATAGAGGAACTTTCAACAGGCATGAAGCAGAAGGCTGCAATAGCGGTGAGCCTTGCCCATGACCCTGATATAATTATTTTTGACGAGCCTACAAGCGGACTTGACATTATCACCGCAAGACTTGTAACAGACTATCTTAAAAAGCTTCGCAACGAGGGTAAGCTTATAGTTATTTCCACCCACATCATGTCTGAAGCGGAGGCACTCTGCGACAGGATAGCCATAATAATTGACGGTAAAAAAATCTGTGAAAACACAATCCCCGAAATCCTTAAAGAATATAATGTTACCAATCTTGAGGACGCATTTTTTAAAATGTATAAACTTAATCATAAGGAGGACAAATAA
- a CDS encoding metallopeptidase TldD-related protein, with translation MLNVVFDMDGVLFDTQKVYTRTWREVAEILHIDNFEIPLKLCIGRNRVDQVDILKTHCGEDFPFDEFYDLKEKIFTGHIEEDGVPLKKGTKLILDTLKKTGAKVAIASSSRKDVVLHHLNETGLTGYFDVIIGGDMVEHSKPFPDIYLKACKELKCNPHDTYAVEDSYNGIESAVKAGLKTIMIPDSLLPVKEYDSKIFTRFDSLVELSEYFAIRALMEKLWQKYDYASILFENSTGRKYSVSGRGLSASQDKISCARGYVLRVHGRNRLVEHSFNSLKVSDSEKIIAQIENLFDKAEELKENFTIEDTERMEDEVFHSFSENDMSRSPEILGDKAILDKLTELRQKGLEADGQIIDCTINSSFKKSRKIFISKNRDMSQNILWMTCAMLMMAKKGDIVRSYFKSYSGMNGYDVLDSLEADIKNVAGNTVKLLMAEKITPGRYECICTPEVTGMIVHEAFGHGVEMDMFVKDRALAKSFIGKEVASGLVTMHDGMGVNEVATYDFDDEGTCGHDTVIIKNGILQTGISDAKTAGILKTKGTGNGRRENYEHKAYTRMTNTYFEGGKDRPEDMIKSIKYGFMLENATCGMEDPKNWGIQCMVNMAREIKDGKFTGRIFSPVVLSGYVPDLLKSISMMSETPELNGGGYCGKGYKEWVKVSDGGPYIKAEIELG, from the coding sequence ATGTTAAATGTTGTATTTGATATGGACGGAGTTCTTTTTGACACCCAGAAAGTGTATACAAGAACATGGCGTGAAGTAGCCGAAATACTTCACATAGATAATTTCGAGATTCCATTAAAACTTTGTATTGGAAGAAACAGGGTTGACCAGGTGGATATCCTTAAAACACACTGTGGCGAGGATTTCCCTTTTGATGAATTCTACGATTTAAAGGAAAAAATATTTACGGGTCACATTGAAGAAGATGGCGTTCCTCTTAAAAAAGGCACAAAGCTCATTCTTGACACCCTGAAAAAAACCGGAGCGAAGGTTGCCATTGCCTCATCTTCAAGAAAAGATGTGGTGCTGCATCATCTTAATGAAACGGGGCTTACAGGATATTTTGATGTAATTATCGGCGGAGATATGGTAGAACACAGTAAACCATTCCCTGATATATACCTTAAAGCCTGTAAAGAACTTAAATGCAATCCACATGACACCTATGCCGTGGAGGATTCTTATAACGGAATTGAATCGGCTGTTAAGGCGGGACTTAAAACGATAATGATTCCTGATAGTCTGCTTCCGGTCAAAGAATACGACAGCAAAATATTTACAAGATTTGATTCACTTGTGGAACTTTCGGAATATTTTGCCATAAGAGCACTTATGGAGAAGTTGTGGCAGAAGTATGATTATGCCTCAATTCTTTTTGAAAACAGTACAGGAAGAAAATATTCCGTTTCAGGCAGGGGACTGTCTGCATCACAGGATAAAATATCCTGCGCAAGAGGGTATGTCCTGCGTGTCCACGGCAGAAACCGCCTTGTGGAACATTCCTTTAATTCGCTTAAAGTTAGTGACTCAGAAAAAATTATTGCCCAGATAGAAAATCTTTTTGACAAGGCAGAAGAACTTAAAGAGAATTTTACCATTGAAGATACGGAACGTATGGAGGATGAAGTATTTCATTCTTTTTCAGAAAACGATATGAGCCGCAGTCCTGAAATTCTCGGTGATAAAGCAATCCTTGACAAACTCACCGAATTAAGGCAGAAAGGTCTTGAGGCTGACGGACAGATTATTGACTGCACGATTAATTCTTCCTTCAAAAAGAGCAGAAAAATTTTTATCTCCAAAAACAGGGATATGTCCCAGAATATTTTATGGATGACCTGTGCCATGTTAATGATGGCCAAAAAAGGAGATATTGTAAGAAGTTATTTTAAATCGTATTCAGGAATGAATGGTTATGATGTGCTTGATTCATTGGAAGCAGACATTAAAAACGTTGCCGGGAATACGGTTAAGCTGCTTATGGCAGAAAAGATTACGCCGGGCAGATACGAATGTATATGTACGCCTGAGGTAACGGGGATGATAGTCCATGAAGCCTTCGGCCACGGCGTTGAAATGGATATGTTCGTAAAAGACAGGGCGCTTGCCAAGAGTTTTATCGGTAAAGAAGTTGCTTCCGGACTTGTAACCATGCATGACGGAATGGGTGTAAATGAAGTTGCTACCTATGACTTTGACGACGAAGGAACCTGCGGTCATGATACCGTAATTATTAAGAACGGAATCCTGCAGACGGGAATTTCGGATGCCAAGACAGCCGGTATCCTTAAGACAAAAGGAACGGGCAACGGCAGAAGGGAAAATTACGAGCATAAGGCATATACAAGAATGACCAATACCTATTTTGAAGGCGGTAAAGACAGACCGGAGGATATGATTAAATCCATAAAATATGGTTTTATGCTTGAAAATGCAACCTGCGGAATGGAAGACCCTAAAAACTGGGGAATACAGTGTATGGTAAATATGGCAAGAGAGATAAAAGACGGAAAATTTACGGGCAGAATCTTTTCTCCGGTTGTGCTTAGCGGATATGTTCCGGATTTGTTAAAATCCATATCAATGATGTCAGAAACTCCTGAACTTAACGGAGGCGGATATTGTGGAAAAGGTTATAAGGAATGGGTTAAAGTATCCGACGGAGGCCCTTATATTAAAGCAGAAATAGAACTGGGGTAA
- a CDS encoding ABC transporter permease: protein MGFKVILSKELKRVFGDKKMVFSLFILPIILIAGIYGVMFFLIGKEKSSINEHVSEVYVQNMPDNFSELMAGHTDCKINIIPAGESVESYKDGLLDGTYDLVVVFPENFYENFKNADAGSALPDIKTFYNPSENNSGEARTRFTGTYLEEYKQILLKERFGSLDYAMVFSVDADNPDMIVQDKDKATGKILGSIIPYLITILIFAGAMGLGVDTIAGEKERGTIANLLISPIKRVDIIMGKIVSLAIVSVLSAAVYVISFIGSAVVLSGMGGMGEMVNGLSLNFTTVQIIQFVVLLLGLVLLYVGIIGFVSLLAKNVKEAQSFIMPVYIIVMFAGMITMYSGDVTSGSYMIPVYNTSAAFKGIFERTITMNQYLTSTIITYAFAGVMVWLMAKAMNSEKIMLNA, encoded by the coding sequence ATGGGCTTCAAAGTAATTTTATCAAAGGAATTAAAAAGGGTATTCGGGGATAAGAAAATGGTATTTTCACTGTTTATTCTTCCAATCATATTAATTGCGGGAATTTACGGAGTGATGTTTTTCCTTATAGGTAAAGAGAAATCCAGCATAAACGAACACGTATCCGAGGTATATGTACAGAATATGCCTGATAATTTTTCAGAGCTTATGGCAGGGCATACCGACTGCAAAATAAATATTATACCGGCAGGTGAGTCAGTAGAATCATACAAAGATGGGCTTCTTGACGGAACCTACGATTTAGTGGTTGTGTTCCCTGAGAATTTCTATGAGAATTTCAAAAATGCCGATGCAGGTTCGGCACTTCCTGATATAAAGACATTTTACAATCCTTCAGAGAATAATTCCGGTGAAGCGAGAACACGTTTTACGGGAACATATCTTGAAGAATATAAACAGATTTTACTTAAGGAGAGATTCGGTTCACTTGATTATGCCATGGTATTTTCCGTAGATGCGGATAACCCTGACATGATAGTACAGGATAAAGATAAGGCTACAGGCAAGATTCTCGGCTCCATCATACCTTATCTTATAACAATTCTTATTTTTGCGGGAGCAATGGGACTTGGCGTTGATACCATTGCAGGTGAGAAGGAGAGAGGAACCATCGCCAATCTTCTTATAAGCCCTATAAAAAGAGTTGACATCATAATGGGTAAAATAGTATCCCTTGCCATAGTATCCGTTCTTTCGGCGGCTGTATATGTAATATCATTTATCGGCTCAGCGGTTGTACTCAGCGGTATGGGCGGCATGGGAGAAATGGTTAACGGGCTTTCACTTAACTTTACTACCGTACAGATTATACAGTTTGTGGTATTGCTCTTAGGACTTGTGCTTCTTTATGTTGGAATTATAGGTTTCGTATCACTTTTAGCAAAAAATGTCAAAGAAGCACAGTCATTTATAATGCCTGTGTATATAATAGTCATGTTTGCGGGAATGATAACAATGTATTCGGGAGATGTAACTTCAGGCAGTTATATGATACCTGTATATAACACCTCAGCTGCATTCAAAGGTATATTTGAAAGGACAATCACAATGAACCAGTACCTTACGTCAACGATAATAACTTATGCGTTTGCGGGAGTAATGGTATGGCTTATGGCTAAGGCGATGAACAGTGAAAAAATAATGCTTAACGCATAA
- a CDS encoding metallopeptidase TldD-related protein, giving the protein MVSEIVEILHELNIVDYNIYDEHRKAFEMYFVKHRLDMTRDKEVREIRLRVYRNFEENGTEYLGNSDVYLYPGMDGDEIRELIESAWESALYVKNPYYRLPEKVIDKNTEKVFDGCESVIEMAKALYSAEDEVKDAFINSAEFFGETRTVNIITGKGSDISYTSGKITGEFVVQCKKENDVELYADFSYYDMEKESIRKKCAKQLKLAVERESAKRSPADYSGYPIVLTDSYVKEFLKFYLMRSNAAYVYPGYSDYKEGYDIMSDISIEGVPEYPYSAEGVKTGSRMIIEHGIVKNIHGNVMHLSYLNRPYIGMYENLHCVCNGEPMDRLLNGKYILVKNFSDFQMDPLTGDFGGEFRLAEISDENGKRIVTGGTVTGNILKNADKIRYSGEYFKEGLYVGPSAVKIG; this is encoded by the coding sequence ATGGTATCAGAAATAGTTGAAATACTTCACGAACTGAATATAGTTGATTACAATATTTATGACGAGCATAGAAAAGCCTTTGAGATGTATTTTGTAAAACATCGTCTTGATATGACAAGAGACAAGGAAGTAAGGGAAATAAGACTACGCGTTTACAGGAATTTCGAGGAAAATGGTACAGAATATCTCGGAAACTCAGATGTGTACTTATATCCGGGAATGGATGGGGATGAGATAAGGGAACTTATAGAAAGTGCGTGGGAATCCGCTCTTTATGTGAAAAATCCATATTACAGGCTGCCTGAAAAAGTAATCGATAAAAATACGGAAAAAGTATTTGACGGCTGTGAAAGCGTTATTGAAATGGCGAAGGCTCTTTATTCTGCCGAGGATGAAGTTAAGGATGCCTTTATTAATTCAGCTGAATTTTTTGGAGAAACCAGGACTGTAAATATAATAACCGGAAAAGGCTCCGATATATCTTATACATCAGGAAAAATAACCGGTGAATTTGTTGTCCAATGCAAAAAAGAGAATGATGTGGAACTGTATGCTGATTTTTCTTATTATGACATGGAAAAAGAAAGCATCAGAAAAAAGTGTGCAAAACAACTTAAACTGGCAGTTGAAAGAGAATCGGCAAAACGAAGTCCGGCAGATTATTCAGGTTATCCCATTGTGCTTACGGATTCCTATGTTAAGGAATTTCTGAAATTCTACCTTATGAGAAGCAATGCAGCGTATGTATATCCCGGATATTCGGATTACAAAGAAGGTTATGATATTATGTCCGATATAAGCATAGAGGGGGTGCCGGAATATCCGTACAGTGCAGAGGGCGTTAAAACCGGATCCCGTATGATAATAGAACACGGTATTGTCAAAAACATCCACGGCAATGTAATGCACTTGTCATATCTTAACAGACCGTATATAGGAATGTACGAGAATTTACATTGTGTATGTAACGGCGAACCAATGGACAGACTTCTTAACGGAAAATACATTCTGGTAAAAAACTTCTCCGATTTCCAGATGGATCCTCTTACAGGTGATTTTGGCGGTGAGTTCAGACTTGCCGAGATATCTGATGAGAATGGAAAAAGAATTGTCACAGGAGGAACCGTAACAGGCAATATCCTTAAAAATGCAGATAAAATCAGATATTCCGGTGAATATTTTAAAGAAGGATTATATGTTGGTCCTTCAGCTGTAAAAATAGGTTGA
- a CDS encoding dihydroorotate dehydrogenase, translating to MNTKINLAGVELKNPVMTASGTFGSGMEYSEFVDLNKLGAVVTKGVANVPWPGNPTPRIAETYGGMINAIGLQNPGIDVFCERDIPFLKKYDTKIIVNVCGKSERDYVEVVERLAGEPVDMLEINISCPNVKEGGIAFGQNAANIEHITKAIKNVAKQPVIMKLSPNVTDITEMAKAAEAGGADVLSLINTITGMKIDINRQTFAVANKTGGLSGPAVKPVAVRMVYQVANAVKIPIIGMGGIATAEDALEFILAGATAVSIGTANFHNPRTTLEVIEGIEKYMVNKGVSDINDLIGIVK from the coding sequence ATGAATACTAAAATTAATCTTGCCGGTGTAGAACTTAAGAATCCGGTAATGACAGCCTCAGGAACCTTCGGTTCAGGAATGGAATACAGCGAATTTGTTGACCTTAACAAATTAGGAGCCGTTGTAACAAAGGGCGTTGCAAACGTGCCTTGGCCCGGCAATCCTACACCACGAATTGCTGAGACTTACGGTGGAATGATTAACGCAATCGGGCTTCAGAATCCGGGTATAGATGTATTTTGCGAGAGAGATATTCCTTTCCTTAAGAAATACGATACCAAAATAATTGTGAATGTCTGCGGTAAATCCGAAAGAGATTATGTTGAGGTTGTGGAAAGACTTGCAGGTGAACCTGTGGATATGCTTGAAATCAACATTTCCTGCCCAAATGTCAAAGAAGGTGGAATTGCTTTCGGACAGAATGCAGCCAATATTGAGCACATTACAAAAGCAATAAAAAATGTTGCAAAACAGCCTGTAATCATGAAGTTAAGCCCTAATGTAACGGACATTACCGAAATGGCTAAAGCAGCAGAAGCCGGTGGAGCGGATGTGCTTTCACTTATAAACACTATTACAGGCATGAAAATAGACATTAACAGACAGACCTTTGCAGTTGCCAATAAGACCGGAGGCCTTTCAGGACCTGCAGTTAAACCTGTTGCGGTAAGAATGGTATATCAGGTAGCCAATGCGGTTAAAATACCTATTATCGGTATGGGCGGAATCGCCACGGCAGAGGATGCACTTGAATTTATTCTTGCAGGTGCCACCGCAGTATCCATAGGAACAGCCAATTTCCATAACCCTCGTACAACACTTGAGGTTATTGAAGGTATTGAAAAATATATGGTAAATAAAGGCGTTTCTGATATTAATGATTTAATCGGAATAGTAAAATAA
- a CDS encoding dihydroorotase, translating into MENNSLYLIKNGHVLDPASGKDGIYNIVVKDGIIAAVDNDSHDEIDNVIDAAGCYVMPGLIDLHVHFREPGFEYKETIKTGSLAAARGGVTTVLPMPNTKPVIDSVEMVRRVNDIIKRDAVVNVLQVASVTMGQEGKVPVDVEALREEGVVAISEDGKSVMNAEVYREAMYRAADCGMVVLAHCEDKNMVNGGALNESAKSEELGIKGITNAVEDVIVARDILLAKETGCRLHLCHCSTKDSVKMIKIAKEDGIDVTGEVCPHHFTLCDEDIPCDNADYKMNPPLRGREDVEALKEGLKDNIMDVISTDHAPHSEEEKKKPISEAPFGITGLETSLCLTYTELVLGGVLTPMQMAEKMSYNPARVIGIDRGTLLPGAVADITIMDKDKEFVIDRKDFVSKGHNTPFDGKKVKGKVMLTMVGGKIVYKENKI; encoded by the coding sequence ATGGAAAACAACAGTTTATATTTAATTAAAAACGGACATGTGCTTGACCCTGCATCAGGCAAAGACGGCATATATAACATCGTGGTAAAAGACGGAATAATAGCAGCCGTTGATAATGACAGCCATGATGAAATAGACAACGTTATTGATGCAGCAGGGTGTTATGTAATGCCGGGACTTATTGACCTTCATGTTCATTTCAGGGAACCGGGTTTTGAATACAAAGAGACAATAAAAACAGGTTCTCTTGCAGCAGCAAGGGGAGGAGTAACAACCGTTCTTCCTATGCCTAATACAAAGCCGGTAATTGACAGTGTGGAAATGGTGCGCAGGGTTAATGATATAATTAAAAGAGATGCCGTAGTCAACGTACTTCAGGTAGCTTCTGTTACCATGGGACAGGAGGGAAAAGTTCCTGTTGATGTGGAAGCTTTAAGAGAAGAGGGCGTTGTCGCAATAAGCGAGGACGGCAAATCAGTTATGAACGCAGAAGTATACAGAGAGGCTATGTATCGTGCCGCTGACTGCGGAATGGTGGTATTAGCCCATTGTGAAGATAAGAACATGGTAAACGGCGGAGCCCTCAATGAAAGTGCCAAATCAGAAGAACTGGGTATTAAGGGAATAACCAATGCCGTTGAAGATGTGATTGTGGCAAGAGACATTCTTTTAGCCAAAGAAACAGGCTGCAGGCTTCATCTCTGTCATTGCTCAACCAAAGACAGTGTTAAGATGATAAAAATTGCCAAAGAGGACGGCATAGATGTTACCGGAGAGGTATGCCCTCACCACTTTACATTATGTGATGAAGACATTCCTTGCGATAATGCGGACTACAAGATGAACCCACCTTTAAGAGGACGTGAAGATGTGGAGGCTCTTAAAGAAGGTCTTAAAGATAACATCATGGATGTAATTTCAACAGACCATGCCCCTCATTCTGAAGAAGAAAAGAAAAAGCCTATAAGCGAGGCTCCGTTTGGAATAACAGGACTTGAGACAAGTCTCTGCCTTACATACACAGAGCTTGTGCTTGGCGGAGTCCTTACTCCTATGCAGATGGCAGAGAAGATGAGTTACAATCCCGCAAGAGTAATCGGTATCGACAGAGGAACTCTTTTACCCGGAGCAGTTGCCGATATTACAATAATGGATAAAGATAAAGAATTTGTCATTGACAGAAAAGATTTCGTATCAAAGGGGCACAACACTCCTTTTGACGGAAAGAAAGTTAAAGGAAAAGTAATGCTTACCATGGTAGGCGGTAAAATAGTATACAAGGAGAACAAAATATGA
- the pyrF gene encoding orotidine-5'-phosphate decarboxylase — protein MINQLVEKIKKTNAPVVVGLDPMLSYIPEHILKKSYDEYGETLKGAAEAVFEYNKGIVDNIYDIVPAVKPQIAMYEQFGIEGLAAFKRTVDYCHEKGLVVIGDIKRGDIGSTSTAYAVGHIGKVTVGSKTYTPIDEDFVTVNPYLGSDGIKPFIDVCKENDKGIFVLVKTSNPSSGEFQDRLVDGRPLYELVGEQVDKWGQECMGDSYSNVGAVVGATYPEQGKILRKLMPKTFILVPGYGAQGGKGKDLVDYFNEDGLGAIVNSSRGIICAYKQEKYASFGSLNYADASRQATLDMIEDINTARG, from the coding sequence ATGATTAACCAGTTAGTTGAAAAAATCAAGAAAACAAATGCACCTGTTGTAGTAGGTCTTGACCCTATGCTCTCTTATATTCCTGAGCATATCCTTAAAAAGTCTTATGACGAATACGGCGAGACACTTAAAGGTGCTGCCGAAGCGGTATTTGAGTATAATAAAGGAATTGTAGACAATATTTATGATATTGTTCCTGCAGTCAAGCCACAGATTGCCATGTACGAGCAGTTTGGTATTGAAGGACTTGCAGCATTTAAGAGAACTGTTGATTACTGCCATGAAAAAGGACTTGTTGTTATCGGTGACATCAAGAGAGGTGATATCGGTTCGACTTCCACAGCCTATGCAGTAGGACATATCGGTAAAGTTACGGTAGGAAGCAAGACATATACTCCAATTGATGAAGATTTTGTAACTGTTAATCCATACCTTGGAAGTGACGGAATCAAGCCTTTTATAGATGTATGTAAAGAGAATGACAAGGGTATTTTTGTACTTGTTAAGACTTCTAATCCATCAAGCGGAGAATTTCAGGACCGTCTTGTAGACGGAAGACCACTTTATGAACTTGTGGGAGAACAGGTTGATAAATGGGGACAGGAATGTATGGGAGATTCATACAGTAATGTGGGTGCCGTTGTAGGTGCCACATATCCTGAACAGGGTAAAATACTTAGAAAACTCATGCCAAAGACATTTATTCTTGTACCGGGTTACGGTGCACAGGGCGGCAAAGGCAAAGACCTTGTAGATTATTTTAACGAGGACGGCCTTGGTGCAATTGTAAACAGCTCAAGAGGTATTATCTGTGCATATAAGCAGGAAAAATACGCTTCATTTGGCAGCCTTAATTACGCAGATGCGTCAAGACAGGCAACACTTGATATGATAGAAGATATCAATACAGCAAGAGGTTAA
- a CDS encoding dihydroorotate dehydrogenase electron transfer subunit, with the protein MKFEENAKVISQKKIADGVFDMWIMTSNIAEKAVPGQFISVYTKDASKLLPRPISICETEGRKLRIVYRVVGGGTTEFSTYKEGESIHILGPIGNGFPIKEGRKAILIGGGIGIPPMLELARRMGGEPEIVVGYRNSDTFLTDDLKAYGNLTIASDDGSIGTKGTVIDAIRENGIKGDIIYACGPTPMLRGIKAYAEENNIEAYISLEEKMACGVGACLACVCKTTGIDDHSKVHNARVCKDGPVFNAKEVEL; encoded by the coding sequence ATGAAATTTGAAGAAAACGCAAAGGTTATCAGCCAGAAAAAAATAGCTGACGGCGTATTTGATATGTGGATTATGACAAGCAATATTGCAGAAAAGGCAGTACCGGGCCAGTTCATTTCCGTGTATACCAAGGATGCGTCAAAGCTGCTTCCAAGACCTATAAGTATCTGTGAGACAGAAGGCCGGAAACTTAGAATAGTATATAGGGTTGTAGGTGGCGGAACCACGGAATTTTCTACATATAAAGAAGGAGAGTCCATACACATCCTCGGACCTATAGGTAATGGTTTTCCTATTAAAGAGGGCAGAAAAGCCATTCTTATCGGTGGAGGGATAGGAATTCCTCCAATGCTTGAACTTGCAAGGAGAATGGGCGGTGAACCTGAGATTGTCGTAGGTTACAGAAACAGTGACACTTTCCTTACAGATGACCTTAAAGCATACGGTAATCTTACGATTGCAAGTGATGACGGAAGTATCGGAACCAAGGGAACCGTTATAGACGCAATCAGGGAAAACGGTATCAAGGGCGATATTATTTATGCCTGCGGACCTACACCTATGCTTCGTGGCATAAAGGCTTATGCCGAAGAAAATAATATCGAAGCATATATTTCCCTTGAAGAAAAAATGGCATGCGGAGTCGGCGCGTGTCTTGCCTGTGTATGTAAGACAACAGGAATTGACGACCACTCTAAAGTCCACAATGCCAGAGTATGCAAGGATGGTCCTGTATTTAATGCCAAGGAGGTTGAGCTTTAA